The Brevibacillus brevis genome contains a region encoding:
- a CDS encoding tail protein X, translating into MAGTYTTNAGDMWDWIAFKTMGSEYFMPQLMEANVKHRETVIFSSGIVLVVPDIGNVTTQDTSNLPPWKRD; encoded by the coding sequence ATGGCTGGAACATATACAACGAATGCAGGCGACATGTGGGACTGGATCGCATTTAAAACAATGGGCAGTGAGTATTTCATGCCACAGTTAATGGAAGCCAATGTAAAGCATCGTGAGACGGTAATCTTTTCATCTGGAATCGTCCTCGTTGTTCCCGACATTGGCAATGTCACGACGCAGGATACATCAAATCTGCCTCCTTGGAAGAGGGACTGA